The Staphylothermus marinus F1 genome has a segment encoding these proteins:
- a CDS encoding carbon starvation CstA family protein: MVLYVWCNRRGINYNRSNTICNILLYSWKISREKKIVQADPNRETPAKRLYDGVDYVPANKYVLYGHHFASIAGAGPIVGPAIALGWGWLPSILWVWFGNVFVGVVHDYLALMSSVRYDGRTIGWIAGRLMGRKATYVFNAYIWFSLLLVVAAFGYVISVLFAGVPGAGVSALLLLFFAVIIGFLMYKTKLSFTGATVIAWILIILAIYLGVISQLNNWIALDMYSWLIILLIYIIIAASLPVWVLLQPRDYMNAYILWVSLAIGGGALIWLLVKGQGLLEFPAYTSFSATVVGGQPSPFWPTVPLVIACGALSGFHSLVGSGTSSKQLANELHGLLVAYGGMETEGFLSTMVIGSMSAFGGAAFVDGIIGSWSKVSSMVNKIATHLGMSPISEPTRQNLQLLVNNFIHNPSVFGKFYAGLANAVKWSVIPRSYAYATNAAFGLDLTVMTIFGTLWITGFALTSLDTATRLGRYAWQELMEPLKEGARSLYKVLANKWVASAIIALLGILLAWGGSFLLLWPAFAGMNQLLSSLALMTVSVWVAKIQKSSITGKALVVAPAIFMWITVTTALLWFEAAVIPSWVSQGGVKATTGITVGIITAIGVALNIYLFILWLKTMKKKTIEEG; encoded by the coding sequence GTGGTCCTGTATGTCTGGTGTAACCGGCGGGGTATTAATTATAATAGGTCTAATACTATATGTAATATTCTATTATACTCATGGAAAATATCTCGAGAAAAAAAAATAGTTCAAGCCGATCCCAATCGTGAAACTCCTGCTAAGAGATTATATGATGGAGTAGACTATGTTCCCGCCAATAAATATGTATTGTATGGCCACCACTTCGCATCAATAGCTGGTGCAGGACCAATAGTGGGGCCTGCCATAGCCCTTGGCTGGGGATGGTTGCCCTCAATATTATGGGTATGGTTTGGCAACGTCTTTGTAGGAGTGGTACATGACTACTTAGCGTTGATGTCTAGTGTTAGGTATGATGGAAGAACAATTGGATGGATTGCCGGCAGGCTTATGGGTAGGAAAGCTACGTATGTCTTTAATGCATATATATGGTTCTCACTACTACTCGTAGTTGCAGCATTCGGATATGTTATTTCAGTATTGTTTGCTGGCGTGCCTGGAGCCGGTGTTTCAGCATTACTGTTATTGTTCTTCGCAGTTATTATAGGGTTTTTAATGTATAAGACCAAACTAAGCTTTACTGGAGCAACTGTTATTGCCTGGATACTGATAATACTCGCTATATATCTCGGTGTAATCAGTCAATTAAATAATTGGATCGCCTTAGACATGTATTCTTGGCTAATTATTTTATTAATATACATAATTATAGCGGCCTCTCTGCCTGTATGGGTGTTGCTACAACCCCGAGACTATATGAATGCATATATTCTATGGGTTAGTTTAGCTATTGGAGGAGGCGCTTTAATATGGTTGCTCGTTAAGGGTCAGGGATTACTAGAATTCCCAGCATACACTAGCTTTTCAGCAACAGTTGTAGGTGGGCAGCCTTCTCCGTTTTGGCCAACTGTTCCACTAGTAATTGCTTGCGGGGCTTTATCCGGTTTTCACAGCCTAGTAGGGAGTGGTACAAGCAGTAAGCAGTTGGCTAATGAATTACATGGATTACTTGTAGCATATGGTGGTATGGAAACAGAAGGCTTCTTATCAACTATGGTAATAGGCTCTATGAGTGCATTTGGCGGAGCAGCATTTGTAGACGGTATTATTGGAAGTTGGAGCAAGGTCAGCAGTATGGTTAACAAAATAGCTACTCATTTAGGAATGTCTCCTATAAGTGAACCTACAAGGCAAAATCTACAATTGCTCGTGAATAACTTTATTCATAACCCCAGTGTCTTCGGAAAATTCTATGCAGGCTTAGCAAACGCTGTTAAATGGTCTGTTATCCCCCGTAGCTATGCATACGCTACCAATGCAGCCTTCGGATTAGACTTAACAGTTATGACGATCTTTGGAACACTTTGGATCACGGGCTTCGCTCTAACGAGTCTAGACACAGCTACAAGGCTTGGTAGATACGCATGGCAGGAATTAATGGAACCACTAAAAGAAGGGGCTCGTTCGCTCTACAAAGTATTAGCAAATAAGTGGGTTGCATCAGCAATCATTGCATTGCTCGGCATATTGTTAGCATGGGGTGGGTCATTCCTATTATTATGGCCTGCGTTCGCTGGCATGAACCAGTTGCTTAGCAGCCTAGCACTCATGACAGTGTCCGTATGGGTTGCTAAAATACAGAAATCAAGTATTACTGGGAAAGCATTGGTTGTAGCACCAGCTATATTTATGTGGATTACTGTGACAACAGCCCTTCTATGGTTTGAGGCCGCAGTAATACCTAGCTGGGTATCGCAAGGCGGGGTTAAGGCTACAACTGGCATAACTGTAGGAATTATTACTGCTATTGGTGTGGCACTAAATATCTACCTCTTCATACTATGGTTAAAAACTATGAAGAAAAAGACTATCGAAGAAGGCTAA
- the hjc gene encoding Holliday junction resolvase Hjc: MPNLNRRRGFAHERDLLLKLWRRGFAVIRAPASGAKARRFAVPDIVAIKNNIVLAFEVKTAEKKKTIYIPKHQVKKLLVFVKRAGGYGFIAIKIIGESGWRFIEVNKLEKTASGNFKVSPNMLVKSFKLGDLVSFVQGNKKIDEYI, encoded by the coding sequence TTGCCCAACTTAAATAGGCGTAGAGGATTTGCACATGAAAGAGATCTGTTACTAAAACTGTGGCGTAGAGGATTTGCTGTAATAAGAGCACCTGCTAGTGGAGCTAAAGCTAGGAGATTTGCTGTTCCAGATATTGTAGCGATAAAAAATAATATTGTTCTAGCATTTGAGGTTAAAACAGCCGAGAAAAAGAAAACAATATATATACCTAAGCATCAAGTTAAAAAACTATTAGTTTTTGTTAAAAGAGCTGGGGGTTACGGATTTATAGCTATAAAAATAATTGGAGAATCTGGTTGGCGATTCATAGAAGTAAATAAATTAGAGAAGACAGCGTCAGGAAACTTTAAGGTATCACCGAACATGTTGGTTAAATCATTTAAACTAGGCGATTTAGTATCATTTGTCCAAGGGAATAAGAAAATCGACGAATATATTTAG
- a CDS encoding metallophosphoesterase family protein: MRSRLVILVFGLILSIILFTPSFTSNTTFTSDNQEITPLYNATRWVIPDTLPWYPIVVVGDNRPQNTHDINPPEIFYDIVNVSKQIYPVAFIGTGDHLGIGSKEQFERFYWILKNSSIQNIWLAIGNHDLELHSESMNYWLTYFGPEYMYIDDIPNWRIAIINSETRLSMNWKNQILGAYNDLENRSLVFVFHRPIFPKVNHNLDNERSSIFMNIVKNKDHVKLVLQGHYHGWGMQVKNNITWIITGGAGAPLYSYANNVMKQDLEIINYEYHYMILILYPNQTFTYIPVKMGAGSGELRVEKINNTAYLIHNTKLTIYNTSASIPVRIHYNLSIGSLYIQLFVPPNSNTIVNLEDTGEKYIIKSNATSWYAYLYNETDPDHSPVYKPQNNIIELKCVTPTTTITSTISTTTTTTITTTITTTTKSTTTTSTSTHQLTETTSTQILGGGGKGEEQYLLYITVAIVVIAIGVTGYLLIKR, encoded by the coding sequence ATGAGAAGTCGTCTAGTTATTCTTGTATTTGGGTTAATATTATCAATAATCCTATTCACGCCATCGTTCACATCAAATACGACTTTTACCTCAGATAACCAGGAAATAACTCCATTATATAATGCGACTAGATGGGTTATTCCAGATACCCTGCCTTGGTATCCAATTGTTGTAGTGGGAGATAATAGACCACAAAATACACATGATATAAATCCTCCAGAAATATTCTATGATATAGTCAATGTATCTAAACAAATATATCCTGTAGCCTTTATAGGAACAGGGGATCACTTAGGTATTGGTTCCAAGGAACAATTCGAAAGATTTTACTGGATACTTAAAAACTCCAGCATACAAAATATATGGCTTGCAATAGGAAATCATGATCTAGAACTTCACAGTGAATCAATGAATTATTGGCTAACATATTTTGGCCCAGAATATATGTATATAGATGATATCCCTAACTGGAGAATTGCTATTATTAATAGTGAGACAAGATTATCCATGAACTGGAAAAACCAAATATTAGGTGCTTACAACGACTTAGAAAATAGATCTTTAGTATTCGTGTTTCATAGACCAATATTTCCCAAGGTTAACCATAATCTAGATAATGAGAGATCAAGCATTTTCATGAATATTGTCAAGAACAAAGATCATGTAAAACTTGTTTTACAGGGACACTATCATGGCTGGGGGATGCAGGTTAAAAACAATATTACATGGATAATAACTGGTGGAGCAGGAGCCCCACTATACTCATATGCCAACAATGTTATGAAACAAGATCTCGAAATTATTAATTATGAATATCATTATATGATCTTGATTCTATATCCTAACCAGACATTCACCTATATACCTGTAAAGATGGGAGCTGGAAGCGGTGAATTAAGAGTTGAGAAAATCAATAATACCGCTTATCTGATCCATAACACTAAATTAACCATCTACAATACATCCGCTAGTATACCGGTGAGAATACATTATAATTTATCCATAGGCTCACTCTACATTCAATTATTTGTGCCACCAAATAGTAATACAATTGTCAACCTAGAAGATACTGGGGAGAAATACATTATTAAATCAAATGCGACCAGCTGGTATGCATACCTATATAATGAGACAGATCCTGATCATTCACCTGTCTACAAACCACAAAACAATATTATCGAACTAAAGTGTGTTACCCCAACAACAACCATAACTAGTACCATATCAACCACGACGACCACTACTATCACTACTACCATAACAACCACAACCAAGAGTACAACTACAACTAGTACATCTACACATCAACTCACTGAAACAACCAGTACACAAATACTTGGTGGCGGCGGAAAAGGCGAAGAGCAATATCTACTATATATTACGGTGGCAATAGTAGTGATAGCTATAGGAGTAACAGGTTATTTATTGATAAAAAGATAA
- a CDS encoding metallophosphoesterase family protein yields the protein MKFNAGILFVLIVLSVTSAITIVPTNTSGIIETPTPLPELESLAPSEGFPTENIGPGKPAIVFPGDSFTVIFKQDYAPQTITGGYIYTVKLEGAQLVLYNYTVQVSGSGVNYTVQVPSNVAGGLYDLVLYGDKEYFIPRSVWVITNLTDVLKVVHISDLHFGTGYPDELHGSYKRFTGMLMAQLLSPDLVINTGDEADTASYKQYIQSVSYRYAFLYPYPVLLNPGNHDWPNDNYIKFYGSTTWYRVIGNKILVVALNTRGDQGYPDWSQLKWLTNILEEYKNIPIKIIQFHHPVFYWQGELWITYNSSIIADPHKYSSSPVSYYWGGNLTATRYFLKLCEDYNISLVLAGHIHRDQFVVFHSIRTNTTTYFITTTTLAHSTGTYDGLQYFNINLTKFNLTFPYAPPWFVGFKNYSRTKVYNSIPNWPPYYQGMFVESSNAYVFEVSNYIPNLNLNGNVIFALPWSGNLVGVKTLESENMANVELLDYKIINGIAYVALHVELPINSTLGFAIYNYEDTTPPEITLKLSIPETPTLNVVNTFYFEIKDIGWGVKDIHATIIYNGEEFPQTLEYYSQDTYRLKLKFTGEEPLTVTLIINATDYAGNTAEKSFNITFYPQGYTPTTTTTTTPPTITTTTTTTTTTTTSPTITTPPSTTTTTTTTTTFPTTTTTTTTTPPATTGSPTTTTPPPTTGQAQANYTGVIVGVIVAIIVIAILIVWMRRK from the coding sequence ATGAAGTTTAATGCAGGGATCTTATTCGTATTAATAGTTCTATCGGTAACCTCGGCTATTACTATAGTTCCAACTAATACGTCCGGCATAATAGAGACACCAACACCTCTACCAGAGCTTGAATCACTAGCTCCAAGCGAGGGGTTCCCAACCGAGAATATTGGTCCAGGTAAACCAGCAATAGTGTTTCCTGGCGACAGCTTCACGGTCATTTTCAAACAAGACTATGCTCCACAGACAATTACTGGCGGCTACATATATACTGTGAAGCTTGAGGGAGCACAATTAGTCTTATATAATTATACAGTACAAGTTAGTGGTAGTGGCGTCAACTATACTGTACAAGTTCCAAGTAACGTTGCCGGAGGATTATATGATTTAGTATTATATGGTGACAAAGAATACTTTATCCCCAGAAGTGTATGGGTAATAACTAATTTAACAGATGTCTTAAAAGTTGTTCACATCTCCGACTTGCATTTTGGAACAGGTTATCCAGATGAGCTTCATGGAAGCTATAAGAGATTTACAGGAATGTTAATGGCGCAACTACTATCTCCAGACCTAGTAATTAATACTGGAGATGAAGCCGATACTGCATCGTATAAACAATATATTCAATCAGTATCTTATAGATACGCGTTCCTCTACCCATATCCTGTTCTATTAAATCCTGGAAACCATGATTGGCCTAATGACAACTATATAAAGTTCTATGGCTCAACTACTTGGTACAGAGTTATAGGCAATAAAATATTAGTAGTAGCACTAAATACCCGTGGTGATCAAGGATATCCTGATTGGAGCCAATTAAAATGGCTAACAAATATTCTAGAAGAATACAAGAATATTCCCATCAAAATTATCCAGTTCCATCACCCAGTATTCTACTGGCAGGGAGAATTATGGATAACATATAATTCATCAATAATAGCTGACCCACACAAATACAGTAGCTCGCCGGTAAGCTATTATTGGGGAGGCAACCTCACTGCTACAAGGTATTTCTTGAAGCTATGTGAGGACTATAACATATCACTTGTCTTAGCAGGCCATATACACCGTGACCAATTCGTAGTATTCCATAGTATTAGAACTAATACCACAACCTACTTTATAACAACAACAACCCTTGCTCACAGTACAGGGACCTATGATGGACTACAATACTTCAACATTAATCTTACCAAATTCAACCTTACATTCCCATATGCCCCACCATGGTTTGTAGGATTCAAAAACTATTCAAGAACTAAAGTCTATAATTCAATACCGAATTGGCCACCATACTATCAAGGCATGTTTGTAGAATCATCCAATGCATATGTGTTTGAGGTAAGCAATTACATACCAAACCTTAACCTGAATGGAAACGTAATATTTGCACTGCCGTGGTCCGGAAACTTAGTAGGAGTTAAGACTCTCGAAAGCGAGAATATGGCTAATGTTGAGCTATTAGATTATAAAATCATAAATGGTATTGCCTATGTAGCATTACATGTTGAACTACCAATCAATTCAACATTGGGATTCGCAATATACAACTATGAAGATACAACACCGCCGGAGATAACACTTAAACTATCTATTCCGGAAACACCCACTCTAAACGTGGTGAATACATTCTACTTCGAAATCAAGGATATTGGTTGGGGGGTTAAAGATATACATGCAACAATAATATATAACGGCGAAGAATTCCCACAAACACTAGAATACTATTCACAAGATACATACAGGTTAAAACTAAAGTTTACAGGTGAAGAACCATTAACAGTAACATTAATAATTAATGCAACAGACTATGCCGGCAATACCGCAGAAAAATCCTTCAATATAACGTTTTACCCACAAGGATATACACCAACAACCACAACAACCACAACACCGCCAACTATCACGACTACTACGACTACCACAACCACCACAACAACATCGCCAACTATAACAACACCGCCATCAACTACTACAACAACGACTACCACGACAACATTTCCAACAACGACCACAACCACTACAACAACCCCACCCGCAACAACAGGATCACCAACTACTACAACTCCACCGCCAACTACAGGACAGGCACAAGCAAATTATACTGGCGTCATTGTAGGAGTTATTGTTGCAATAATAGTAATTGCCATATTAATTGTATGGATGAGGAGAAAATGA
- a CDS encoding cyclic 2,3-diphosphoglycerate synthase — translation MVKKIVILGAAGRDFHNFNVVFRNNPEYRVVAFLQTQIPGIAGRRYPPALAGELYPDGIPILSMEYLEEVVKAYNVDEAFLSYSDLTYEELGRVLSRVVGLGLNFKILGPKETMIESSRPVIAVTGVKTGAGKSSVSREIARILVNKGFRVGVVRHPMPYGNLEEMVVQKFKTFEDLDKYKATIEEREEYEHYIRMGLPVYAGVDYGKLLRIVEKENNIILWDGGNNDWPFYRPDYMVTVADALRPGIEVKSFPGEINLKLANAVIINKVDQAKPGAVETIKKNIVEVNPKAKISLAESEVVVDKPELVEGKKVLVIEDSPTVTHGGAPYAAGYVAAKKYGGEPIDPRPYATEFFKKIYREYPHMGPVLPSTGYTEEQLKELEETINRVPADTVVLGTPSDITRLIKINKPVVRVSFRIKIVEGPSIEELVDEFLEKAKAKIE, via the coding sequence GTGGTTAAGAAAATAGTCATCTTAGGTGCAGCTGGAAGAGACTTCCACAATTTCAATGTAGTATTCAGAAATAACCCTGAGTATAGAGTAGTAGCGTTTCTTCAAACTCAGATCCCTGGTATTGCTGGTCGACGATACCCCCCAGCTTTAGCCGGAGAATTATATCCAGACGGTATACCAATACTTAGCATGGAGTATTTAGAAGAAGTTGTCAAAGCATATAATGTGGATGAAGCGTTTCTAAGCTATAGTGATTTAACATATGAAGAATTGGGAAGAGTTCTGAGCAGAGTCGTAGGTCTCGGTCTCAACTTTAAAATCCTGGGACCGAAGGAGACAATGATAGAATCATCTAGACCTGTGATCGCTGTCACAGGCGTAAAAACTGGTGCAGGAAAAAGCAGTGTTTCACGAGAAATTGCAAGAATACTAGTGAATAAGGGGTTCCGCGTGGGCGTTGTAAGGCATCCAATGCCGTATGGTAATTTGGAAGAAATGGTTGTCCAGAAATTTAAGACCTTCGAAGATCTAGATAAGTATAAAGCTACAATTGAGGAGAGAGAAGAATATGAGCACTACATACGTATGGGATTACCTGTCTATGCTGGAGTAGATTATGGTAAATTATTAAGGATAGTGGAAAAAGAAAACAATATTATTTTATGGGATGGAGGCAATAATGACTGGCCATTCTATAGACCAGACTATATGGTAACAGTTGCAGACGCTTTAAGACCAGGTATAGAAGTTAAGAGTTTCCCAGGAGAGATCAATTTGAAACTAGCCAATGCAGTAATTATTAACAAGGTTGACCAAGCAAAACCAGGAGCAGTAGAGACAATTAAAAAGAATATAGTAGAAGTTAATCCTAAAGCAAAGATATCATTAGCTGAGAGCGAAGTAGTAGTTGACAAGCCCGAACTCGTGGAAGGAAAGAAAGTACTTGTTATAGAAGATTCTCCAACAGTTACACATGGAGGAGCACCATATGCTGCCGGCTATGTTGCAGCAAAGAAGTATGGTGGTGAACCCATTGATCCTAGGCCATATGCTACAGAGTTCTTTAAGAAAATATATCGTGAATACCCACATATGGGCCCAGTTCTCCCAAGCACAGGATATACAGAGGAACAATTGAAAGAGCTTGAGGAAACAATAAACCGTGTTCCAGCAGATACAGTAGTACTAGGAACTCCAAGCGACATAACAAGATTGATCAAGATAAATAAGCCTGTTGTAAGAGTTTCATTCAGGATAAAAATTGTTGAGGGACCCAGCATTGAGGAACTTGTAGATGAATTCTTAGAAAAAGCTAAAGCTAAAATAGAGTAA
- a CDS encoding PINc/VapC family ATPase: MSLGIPSEEIYVPDTSALVEGAVSRLVREGRIKGIIIIHRASIAELEHQANKGRATGFAGLEEIKRLRKLSNEGIIRVEISGDKPKTIDIKNLGSEAIDAMIRDYAYELGATLITGDKVQAEVAETMGIPVIFIQPTIETRLILEEFFDSITMSVHLKEGVPPIAKKGRPGDWVYETIRDKPLTRRDLEEIANNIIEQAKSRPDGFIEIDRFGSTIVQLGTYRIIITRPPLSDGWEITAVRPLKKLSLEDYNLPAKLIQRLNERAEGILIAGAPGMGKTTFAQALAEYYMRQGKVVKTIESPRDMNLPPEITQYSKNYADLGELHDILLLSRPDYTVFDEMRSDEDFKLYADLRLAGIGMIGVVHATTPIDAIQRFIGRVELGMIPSLIDTVIFIKNGYVDKVYEVRMTVKLPTGLKEAELSRPVVEVRDFLTDELEYEIYTFGEQTVVVPVKRFYERAGLGLLDRLARRVQQMLPGAEIRVENNSILVIIPRNLIKTYNKKIRRLRKIEDRYNVPIRVRIA, encoded by the coding sequence TTGTCTCTAGGAATACCAAGTGAGGAAATATATGTGCCTGATACTAGTGCTTTGGTTGAGGGAGCTGTTAGTAGGCTTGTGCGTGAGGGAAGGATAAAGGGGATAATAATTATTCATAGAGCAAGTATTGCTGAGTTAGAGCACCAGGCAAATAAGGGTAGAGCCACAGGCTTCGCTGGTTTAGAGGAAATTAAGAGACTCAGAAAGCTTTCCAATGAAGGTATTATTAGAGTTGAAATAAGCGGTGATAAACCTAAAACAATCGATATTAAAAATCTCGGATCTGAAGCGATCGATGCAATGATTAGAGATTATGCTTATGAGCTTGGTGCAACACTTATAACAGGTGATAAGGTCCAAGCTGAAGTTGCTGAAACCATGGGTATACCAGTAATTTTTATTCAACCAACTATTGAGACCCGTTTAATTCTAGAAGAATTCTTCGACAGTATAACTATGAGCGTTCATTTAAAAGAAGGTGTTCCGCCTATCGCTAAGAAGGGGAGGCCTGGTGATTGGGTATATGAGACTATTCGTGATAAACCATTAACTCGTAGGGACTTAGAGGAGATTGCTAATAATATCATTGAACAGGCGAAGAGCAGACCTGACGGATTTATAGAGATTGATCGTTTTGGCTCAACTATAGTACAACTAGGAACATATAGGATTATTATTACGCGTCCACCACTAAGTGATGGATGGGAGATAACAGCTGTTCGTCCACTTAAAAAACTTAGCTTAGAAGACTATAATTTACCTGCAAAACTTATTCAGAGGCTAAATGAGAGAGCTGAAGGAATACTTATAGCTGGAGCCCCTGGAATGGGTAAGACAACGTTTGCACAAGCGCTCGCAGAATACTATATGAGGCAAGGAAAAGTCGTTAAAACAATAGAGTCACCTCGAGACATGAATCTTCCCCCAGAGATTACTCAGTATAGTAAAAACTATGCTGATCTAGGAGAACTACATGATATACTCCTCCTATCAAGACCGGATTATACAGTATTCGATGAGATGCGTAGTGATGAAGACTTCAAGCTATATGCAGATCTAAGACTTGCAGGTATAGGAATGATCGGAGTAGTACATGCGACAACACCTATAGATGCTATACAGAGGTTTATTGGAAGAGTAGAACTAGGAATGATTCCAAGCCTAATAGATACTGTTATATTCATTAAGAACGGCTACGTAGATAAAGTATACGAGGTAAGGATGACAGTAAAATTACCTACAGGATTAAAAGAAGCTGAACTAAGTAGACCGGTTGTTGAGGTAAGAGACTTCTTAACAGATGAGCTAGAATATGAAATATATACTTTTGGCGAACAAACAGTAGTTGTCCCGGTCAAGAGATTCTATGAAAGAGCAGGATTAGGGTTGCTTGATAGATTGGCTCGCAGAGTACAACAAATGCTTCCAGGAGCCGAGATTAGAGTGGAAAACAATAGCATCTTAGTAATTATTCCGAGAAACCTTATTAAAACCTATAATAAAAAGATAAGAAGACTTAGAAAAATCGAGGATCGATATAATGTGCCGATAAGAGTAAGAATAGCATAA
- a CDS encoding ArsA family ATPase → MKKNYIIRFFIGKGGVGKTTISSLYALKMSMKGLKTYIVSLDPAHNLGDVLDVKLGDEPIKISENLWAIEVDYDAMINKHLKELSDRIKDIYGYLKIFNLDKYVDVLKHSPGIEEQASLEKIIEIIRNYGEKGKADVIVFDTPPTGLMLRIMALPTISIIWIKKLLELRIAILERRKALTKITGEKLEVTLAGRKVSVPVEAKEDPIYNELIRLLDEYSWINNILTDQSKTYVALIINPELLSVLEAYRAYEFLNKLGITTKYIIANKVLRIKKIPEELEPKLRDQEKALSLAQNKFPSEKFVEIPYFPREPRGLEELRNKIKYVELIE, encoded by the coding sequence ATGAAGAAGAACTATATTATCAGATTCTTTATTGGTAAGGGAGGAGTTGGTAAAACAACCATTTCATCTCTCTATGCCTTAAAGATGTCAATGAAGGGACTAAAAACATACATAGTAAGTCTTGATCCCGCTCACAACTTAGGAGACGTATTAGATGTAAAGCTGGGAGACGAGCCTATAAAAATAAGTGAAAACCTATGGGCCATCGAAGTAGACTATGATGCTATGATTAATAAGCATCTAAAAGAGCTTAGTGACAGGATTAAAGACATATATGGTTATTTAAAAATATTCAATTTAGATAAATATGTTGATGTATTAAAACATAGTCCAGGTATTGAAGAACAAGCTTCTCTGGAAAAGATTATAGAGATAATTAGGAATTATGGAGAAAAAGGCAAGGCCGACGTAATAGTATTCGATACTCCACCCACTGGATTAATGTTGAGAATAATGGCTCTACCAACGATAAGCATTATATGGATTAAAAAACTATTAGAGCTTAGAATAGCAATCCTTGAGCGTAGAAAAGCGTTGACTAAGATAACTGGTGAAAAACTCGAAGTCACTCTAGCCGGTAGAAAAGTAAGCGTACCGGTTGAGGCAAAAGAGGATCCAATATATAATGAATTAATAAGACTACTGGATGAGTATTCATGGATTAATAATATCCTAACTGATCAATCTAAAACATACGTGGCGTTGATCATTAATCCAGAACTACTATCTGTTCTAGAGGCGTATAGAGCATATGAATTCCTAAATAAATTAGGAATAACTACTAAATATATCATTGCTAACAAAGTTTTAAGAATAAAGAAGATTCCCGAAGAGTTAGAACCAAAATTGAGGGATCAAGAAAAAGCACTAAGTTTAGCACAAAACAAGTTTCCCAGCGAAAAATTTGTTGAAATACCATATTTTCCAAGAGAACCCAGAGGTCTAGAGGAATTAAGAAATAAAATAAAATATGTGGAGTTGATAGAGTAA